The following proteins come from a genomic window of Canis aureus isolate CA01 chromosome 3, VMU_Caureus_v.1.0, whole genome shotgun sequence:
- the ANKRD11 gene encoding ankyrin repeat domain-containing protein 11 isoform X2 encodes MPKGGCSRTPQHEDFSLSNDMVEKQTGKKDKDKVSLTKTPKLDRSDGGKEVRERATKRKLPFTVGANGEQKDSDTEKQGPERKRIKKEPVTRKAGLLFGMGLSGIRAGYPLSERQQVALLMQMTAEESANSPVDTTPKHPSQSTVCQKGTPNSASKTKDKVNKRNERGETRLHRAAIRGDARRIKELIGEGADVNVKDFAGWTALHEACNRGYYDVAKQLLAAGAEVNTKGLDDDTPLHDAANNGHYKVVKLLLRYGGNPQQSNRKGETPLKVANSPTMVNLLLGKGTYTSSEESSTESSEEEDAPSFAPSSSVDGNNTDSEFEKGLKHKAKNPEPQKTVTPVKDEYEFDEDDEQDRVPPVDDKHLLKKDYRKETKSNSFISIPKMEVKSYTKNNTIAPKKAAHRILSDTSDEEDVGVTVGTGEKLRLSAHTILPSNKTREPSNSKQQKEKNKVKKKRKKETKGKEVRFGKRNDKFCSSESESESSESGEDDGDSVGSSGCLKESPLVLKDPSLFSSLSASSTSSHGSSAAQKHNPSHADPHAKHWRTDNWKTISSPAWSEVSSLSDSTRTRLTSESDCSSDGSSVESLKPVRKKQEHRKRGGLQSTLSEKKNSFHTSVDGAIPKLDKEGKVVKKHKTKHKHKNKEKGLCSAGQELKLKSFTYEYEDSKQRSDKAILLDNDVSNDNKLKALKHDREHLKKEERLGKVKAEEKEWLFKDEMLKVSKDEKSLRRIKDMSRSFREEKERLNKAEKEKLVKEKSPKEEKLRLYKEERKKKSKDRPSKLEKKNDFKEDRLSKEKEKTFKEEKEKLKKEKVYKEDSSAFDEYCNKSQFLENEDTKFSLSDDQQDRWFSDLSDSSFDFKGDDSWDSPVTDYRDVKSDPVARLILETVKEDSKDKKRENRGREKRDYGDKRNDRDAFFRKKDRECLDKSCERRKEPMEKHKGVTSCLPEKDKKRRESAEGGRDRKDPLESIKERRDGRAKPDEAYREELKELAGEAGFKDRPDCDFGKGLEPWERLHPAREKEKKDRGKGDKYRDKSGDKDKSEKSILEKCPKDKEFDKCFKEKKDAKEKHKDTHGKDKERKASLDQVKEKREKTFPGLLSEDFPEKKDEKKGKEKSWYIADIFTDESEDEKDEYAASALRLGEAGDVARADGPTDTERPRKHSAERQHTDKKDRELREKKKEKGAPDGARDKREKVPEKHKDKKEKEPAEKYKDRKDRTSVDSTQEKKNKQKPPEKVERRPVAEDKTKGRHRERPDKEHCRDRKASRSAEAEKSLLEKLEEEALHAYREDSNDKASEVSSDSFTDRGQEPGLSALLEVSFTEPTEDKVKDKERHRHSSSSSKKSHDRERVKKDKSEKREKSDDYKDSGGRKDPIQYDKDFSDADAYGLPYGAKADTEDGLEKALELFSTEKKEKNDSEREPSKKIEKELKPYGSSAASALKEKRRREKHREKWRDEREKHRDRHGDGLLRHHKDEQRPAARDKDAPPNPLRDRSREDSLKLSEARLKEKFKDNPEKEKGDPAKVSNGEKLPVSRDPGKRDARPREKLLGDGDLMMTSFERMLSQKDLEVEERHKRHKERMKQMEKMRHRSGDPKLKERMKPAEDARKKSLDVPPKKPLALDPALKDKKLRESAPAPAAPENKPHPGPAVDTRDWLAGPHMKEVLPASPRPDQGRPTGVPTPASVVSCPSYEEAMHTPRTPSCSADDYSDLMFDCTDPQPVSSTSTSACSPSFFDRFSVAASGISETASQTPTRPLCTSLYRSVSVDIRRTPEEEFSTGDKLFRQQSVPTASSYDSPGQHLEDKAPGPPGPAEKFACLSPGYYSPDYGIPSPKADALHCPPAAVVNVTPSPEGAFSGLQAKSPPPHRDELLAPSMEGALPPDLGIPLDATEDQQATAAIIPPEPSYLEPLDEGPFSTVITEEPVEWAHPAASEQGLSCSLIGGAPENPVSWPVGPDLLLKSPQRLPESPQHFCPTEALHPAAPGPFGTTEPPYPGSPDAYPLSATEPGLEGAKGDEVEAVPASVSTPEEPAPFAAASRLEPFFTNCKPLPEAPADVAAEPSCLTTVTQVEALGPIESNFLENGHDLSALSQVEPVPWPDGFPNSEDDLDLGPFSLPELPPLQAKDVSDVETEPVEETALAPPEDAPAGPPVVPSGGDIPASAAEEQPVLPPDSVAPRLPTEPEPPEEPQPDAMLEATVEAGTVSEGRVPEDSDSSLGPAAAPLEQPPPGSGEEEAEGQDLTAASHSVPDTPVDGMAQAHAVDGAGPLDSASLEGPLGSVQPEVTEPEPKPAAEAPKAPKVEEIPQRMTRNRAQMLANQNKQSSPPSEKEPAPAPAPRAKGRCCEEDDPQAQHPRKRRFQRSSQQLQQQMNTSTQQTREVIQQTLAAIVDAIKLDDIEPYHSDRSNPYFEYLQIRKKIEEKRKILCYITPQAPQCYAEYVTYTGSYLLDGKPLSKLHIPVIAPPPSLAEPLKELFKQQEAVRGKLRLQHSIEREKLIVSCEQEILRVHCRAARTIANQAVPFSACTMLLDSEVYNMPLESQGDENKSVRDRFNARQFISWLQDVDDKYDRMKTCLLMRQQHEAAALNAVQRMEWQLKVQELDPAGHKSLCVNEVPSFYVPMVDVNDDFVLLPA; translated from the exons agaagcagggtcctgAGCGGAAGAGGATTAAGAAGGAGCCTGTCACCCGAAAGGCTGGACTGCTGTTTGGCATGGGGCTCTCTGGGATCCGAGCCGGCTACCCCCTCTCCGAGCGCCAGCAGGTGGCTCTCCTCATGCAGATGACTGCCGAGGAGTCTGCCAACAGCCCAG TAGACACAACACCAAAGCACCCCTCCCAGTCGACAGTGTGTCAGAAGGGGACGCCTAACTCTGCCtcaaaaaccaaagacaaagtgAACAAGCGAAACGAGCGTGGAGAGACCCGCCTGCACCGCGCAGCCATCCGCGGGGATGCCCGGCGCATCAAAGAGCTGATTGGAGAGGGCGCAGACGTCAACGTCAAGGATTTTGCAG GCTGGACAGCACTGCACGAGGCGTGTAACCGGGGCTACTACGATGTCGCCAAGCAGCTGCTGGCCGCAGGCGCGGAAGTGAACACCAAGGGCCTGGATGATGACACGCCCCTGCACGACGCTGCCAACAATGGGCACTATAAG GTGGTGAAGCTGTTGTTACGCTATGGAGGAAACCCTCAGCAGAGCAACAGAAAAGGCGAGACGCCACTAAAGGTGGCCAACTCCCCAACCATGGTGAATCTCCTGCTGGGCAAGGGAACCTACACGTCCAGTGAGGAGAGCTCAACCG AGAGCTCAGAGGAGGAGGACGCCCCGTCATTCGCACCTTCTAGCTCCGTTGATGGCAATAACACAGACTCTGAATTTGAGAAAGGCCTGAAGCACAAGGCTAAGAACCCGGAGCCCCAGAAAACTGTGACACCTGTCAAGGACGAGTACGAGTTTGATGAGGATGATGAGCAAGACAGAGTCCCTCCAGTAGATGACAAACACTTACTGAAAAAGGAttacagaaaagaaactaaatcaaatagttttatttctatacccaaaatggaagtgaaaagttACACTAAAAATAACACAATAGCACCAAAGAAAGCGGCTCATCGCATCTTGTCAGACACGTCGGATGAGGAGGACGTTGGTGTCACTGTGGGGACAGGAGAGAAGCTGAGGCTTTCGGCACACACGATCCTGCCCAGTAACAAAACACGGGAACCTTCCAACTCCaagcagcagaaggaaaaaaataaagtgaaaaagaagcgaaagaaagaaacaaaaggcaaagaagTGCGATTTGGGAAGAGGAATGACAAGTTCTGTTCATCAGAGTCAGAGAGCGAGTCCTCAGAGAGCGGCGAGGACGACGGGGACTCGGTGGGGAGCTCCGGCTGCCTCAAGGAGTCCCCGCTGGTGCTGAAGGACCCCTCCCTGTTCAGCTCCCTGTCTGCCTCCTCCACCTCGTCTCACGGGAGCTCTGCTGCCCAGAAGCATAACCCCAGCCATGCAGACCCACACGCCAAGCACTGGCGGACAGACAATTGGAAAACCATTTCCTCTCCTGCCTGGTCGGAGGTCAGCTCTTTATCAGACTCCACAAGGACGAGACTGACGAGCGAGTCTGATTGCTCCTCTGACGGCTCCAGTGTGGAGTCGCTGAAGCCcgtgaggaagaagcaggagcaTAGGAAGAGGGGTGGCCTGCAGAGCACGCTGTCAGAGAAGAAGAACTCTTTTCACACCAGCGTGGATGGTGCCATTCCCAAGCTGGACAAGGAGGGCAAAGTTGTCAAGAAACACAAAAcgaaacacaaacacaaaaacaaggaGAAGGGGCTGTGCTCGGCTGGTCAGGAGCTTAAGCTGAAGAGCTTCACGTATGAGTATGAGGACTCAAAGCAGAGGTCGGATAAGGCCATCCTTCTGGACAACGACGTTTCCAACGACAACAAGCTGAAAGCCCTGAAGCACGACCGGGAGCATCTCAAGAAGGAGGAGAGACTTGGCAAAGtaaaggcagaggagaaggagtgGCTCTTCAAAGACGAGATGCTCAAGGTTTCCAAGGATGAAAAATCCCTGAGAAGAATCAAAGATATGAGCAGGTCTTTCCGAGAAGAGAAGGAGCGCTTGAATAaagcagaaaaggagaaattagTGAAGGAAAAGTCTCCAAAAGAGGAAAAACTGCGACTGtacaaagaggaaaggaagaaaaagtccaAAGACAGGCCCTCAAAGTTAGAGAAAAAGAATGACTTTAAGGAGGACAGACTttcaaaggagaaggagaagactttcaaagaagagaaagaaaaactcaaaaaagaaaaggtttataAGGAAGACTCGTCCGCCTTTGATGAATACTGTAACAAAAGTCAGTTTCTGGAGAACGAAGACACCAAGTTCAGCCTCTCTGATGACCAACAGGACAGGTGGTTTTCTGACTTGTCCGACTCCTCCTTCGACTTCAAAGGGGATGACAGCTGGGACTCTCCAGTGACGGACTACAGGGATGTGAAGAGTGACCCTGTGGCCAGGCTAATCCTGGAGACAGTCAAAGAGGACAGCAAGGATAAGAAGCGAGAGAACAGGGGCCGCGAGAAGCGAGACTATGGGGACAAGCGGAATGACAGGGATGCCTTCTTCAGGAAGAAGGACAGGGAATGTCTGGACAAGAGCTGCGAGAGGAGGAAGGAGCCAATGGAGAAGCACAAAGGCGTCACCAGCTGCCTCCCCGAGAAGGACAAGAAGAGGAGGGAATCTGCCGAGGGTGGACGGGACAGGAAGGACCCCCTTGAGAGTATCAAGGAGCGGAGGGATGGCCGGGCTAAGCCCGATGAGGCATACCGCGAGGAGCTCAAGGAGCTGGCGGGTGAGGCTGGCTTCAAGGACAGGCCTGACTGCGACTTTGGAAAGGGCCTAGAGCCCTGGGAAAGGCTCCATCCAGCccgagagaaggagaagaaggacagagggaagggggaTAAATACAGAGACAAGTCCGGCGACAAAGATAAAAGTGAAAAGTCTATCCTTGAGAAATGTCCGAAGGACAAGGAATTTGATAAatgtttcaaagagaaaaaagatgccaAGGAGAAGCATAAAGATACACACGGCAAAGACAAGGAGAGGAAAGCATCTCTCGACCAAGttaaggagaaaagggagaagactTTCCCTGGGCTGCTCTCCGAGGACTTCCCTGAGAAGAAAGACGAGAAGAAGGGTAAGGAGAAGAGCTGGTATATCGCAGACATCTTCACTGACGAGAGTGAGGACGAGAAAGATGAGTACGCGGCCAGCGCACTCAGGCTCGGAGAGGCCGGTGATGTGGCGCGGGCAGATGGCCCCACAGACACTGAGCGGCCCCGGAAGCACTCTGCTGAGCGGCAGCACACAGACAAGAAGGACCGGGAACTccgagagaagaaaaaggagaagggagCTCCAGATGGGGCCAGggacaagagagagaaagttcCCGAGAAGCACAAGgacaaaaaggagaaagagcCTGCAGAGAAGTACAAGGACAGGAAGGACCGCACATCGGTGGACTCCACACAGGAGAAGAAGAACAAACAGAAGCCCCCGGAGAAGGTGGAGAGGAGGCCTGTTGCCGAGGACAAGACCAAGGGCCGGCACCGGGAGAGGCCGGACAAGGAGCACTGCCGTGACAGGAAGGCATCAAGGAGTGCCGAGGCTGAGAAAAGCCTGCTGgagaagctggaagaggaggCCCTGCACGCCTACAGGGAGGACTCCAATGATAAGGCCAGTGAGGTGTCCTCGGACAGCTTCACTGACCGTGGGCAGGAGCCTGGCCTCAGCGCCCTCCTAGAGGTGTCCTTCACGGAGCCCACCGAGGACAAGGTCAAGGACAAGGAGAGGCACAGACACTCTTCATCTTCGTCCAAGAAAAGCCACGATCGAGAGAGAGTCAAGAAAGACAAatctgagaagagagaaaagagcgATGACTACAAGGACTCCGGTGGCAGGAAGGACCCCATCCAGTATGATAAGGACTTCTCTGATGCTGATGCTTACGGGCTCCCTTATGGCGCAAAAGCTGACACAGAGGACGGGTTAGAGAAAGCCCTTGAGCTCTTCTCcacagagaagaaggagaaaaatgattcTGAAAGAGAGCCGTCcaagaaaatagagaaggagCTGAAGCCCTATGGGTCGAGTGCTGCCAGTGCCCtcaaggagaagaggaggagagagaagcaccGGGAGAAGTGGAGGGACGAGCGGGAGAAGCACAGGGACAGGCACGGGGATGGGCTCCTGCGGCATCACAAGGACGAGCAGAGGCCTGCGGCGAGAGACAAGGATGCACCCCCAAACCCGCTCCGAGACAGGTCCAGGGAGGACAGCCTGAAACTCAGCGAGGCCAGACTGAAGGAGAAGTTCAAGGACAATCCGGAGAAAGAGAAGGGTGACCCGGCAAAAGTCAGCAACGGCGAGAAATTGCCAGTGTCCAGAGACCCGGGCAAGAGAGACGCCCGGCCCAGAGAAAAGCTGCTGGGTGATGGCGACCTGATGATGACCAGTTTCGAGCGCATGCTTTCCCAGAAGGACCTGGAGGTCGAGGAGCGCCACAAGCGGCATAAGGAGAGGATGAAGCAGATGGAGAAGATGAGGCACAGGTCTGGAGACCCAAAGCTCAAGGAGAGGATGAAGCCAGCTGAGGACGCACGGAAGAAGAGCCTGGATGTCCCTCCAAAGAAGCCGCTGGCGCTGGACCCCGCCCTGAAGGACAAGAAgctcagggagtctgctcccgCTCCAGCAGCTCCCGAGAACAAGCCCCACCCAGGGCCAGCTGTGGACACCAGGGACTGGTTGGCAGGGCCACACATGAAAGAGGTTCTGCCTGCATCTCCCAGGCCTGACCAAGGCCGGCCCACTGGGGTCCCCACGCCTGCCTCCGTGGTGTCATGCCCCAGCTATGAGGAGGCCATGCACACGCCCAGGACGCCGTCCTGCAGTGCTGATGACTACTCTGACCTCATGTTCGACTGCACAGACCCTCAGCCTGTGTCCAGTACATCCACCAGCGCCTGCTCCCCATCCTTCTTCGACAGGTTCTCAGTGGCAGCAAGCGGGATCTCAGAGACCGCAAGCCAGACGCCCACAAGGCCGTTGTGCACGAGCCTTTATCGTTCGGTCTCTGTCGATATCAGGAGAACCCCTGAGGAAGAGTTCAGCACTGGGGACAAGCTGTTCAGACAGCAGAGCGTGCCCACGGCATCCAGTTATGACTCACCAGGCCAACACCTGGAGGACAAGGCCCCTGGGCCCCCGGGTCCTGCCGAGAAGTTCGCCTGCTTGTCTCCGGGGTACTACTCCCCAGACTATGGCATCCCCTCCCCCAAAGCAGATGCTCTGCACTGCCCACCCGCAGCTGTGGTCAACGTCACCCCCTCCCCAGAGGGTGCCTTCTCTGGTTTACAAGCAAAGTCCCCCCCTCCGCACAGAGATGAACTGTTGGCCCCATCCATGGAGGGAGCCCTTCCCCCTGATTTGGGCATTCCCCTGGATGCCACAGAGGACCAGCAGGCCACTGCCGCCATCATCCCCCCAGAGCCCAGCTACCTGGAGCCACTGGATGAGGGCCCCTTCAGCACGGTCATCACGGAGGAACCCGTCGAGTGGGCACATCCGGCGGCCTCAGAGCAGGGCCTCTCCTGCAGTCTGATTGGGGGCGCCCCTGAGAACCCTGTCAGCTGGCCTGTTGGGCCGGACCTTCTGCTCAAGTCCCCACAGCGGCTCCCAGAGTCCCCGCAGCATTTCTGCCCCACTGAGGCCCTCCAccctgctgccccagggccctTTGGCACCACAGAGCCCCCTTACCCAGGCTCCCCTGACGCGTACCCTCTGTCAGCCACTGAGCCTGGACTTGAGGGCGCCAAGGGTGATGAGGTAGAGGCTGTCCCAGCCTCCGTCTCCACCCCAGAGGAGCCAGCCCCCTTTGCCGCTGCTTCCAGGCTGGAACCTTTCTTTACCAATTGCAAACCGCTTCCAGAAGCACCTGCCGATGTGGCCGCGGAGCCTTCGTGTTTGACCACGGTGACTcaggtggaggctctggggcccaTAGAAAGTAACTTCCTGGAAAATGGGCATGACCTGTCGGCGCTCAGCCAGGTGGAGCCAGTGCCCTGGCCTGATGGATTCCCCAACTCTGAAGACGACTTAGATCTTGGGCCTTTTTCGTTGCCAGAGCTCCCCCCTCTTCAAGCTAAAGATGTTTCTGATGTTGAAACAGAACCTGTAGAAGAGACTGCCCTGGCTCCTCCTGAAGATGCCCCTGCAGGGCCCCCTGTAGTCCCCAGTGGTGGAGACATCCCTGCATCAGCTGCCGAGGAACAGCCTGTGCTGCCTCCTGACTCGGTGGCCCCccggctccccactgagcccgaGCCCCCTGAGGAGCCCCAGCCAGATGCAATGTTGGAAGCCACGGTAGAAGCAGGCACCGTGTCAGAGGGTAGGGTCCCCGAGGACTCAGACTCCAGCCTGGGGCCCGCGGCAGCACCGTTGGAGCAGCCTCCACCAGGGAGTGGAGAGGAGGAGGCCGAGGGCCAGGATCTCACAGCCGCATCCCACAGTGTGCCTGACACCCCTGTGGATGGTATGGCCCAGGCACATGCAGTGGATGGGGCAGGCCCCCTGGATAGTGCCAGTCTCGAGGGGCCTCTGGGCAGCGTCCAGCCTGAAGTGACAGAACCAGAACCCAAACCTGCAGCTGAAGCCCCAAAGGCGCCCAAAGTAGAGGAGATCCCCCAGCGCATGACCAGGAACCGGGCTCAGATGCTAGCCAATCAGAACAAGCAGAGCTCACCTCCCTCGGAGAAGGagcccgcccctgcccctgcccccagagcaaaGGGCCGCTGCTGTGAGGAGGATGACCCCCAGGCCCAGCACCCACGCAAGCGCCGCTTCCAGCGCTCCAGtcagcagctgcagcagcagaTGAACACGTCCACGCAGCAGACACGGGAAGTGATTCAGCAGACCCTGGCTGCCATCGTGGACGCCATCAAGCTGGACGACATCGAGCCCTACCACAGCGACAGGTCCAACCCGTACTTTGAATACCTGCAGATCAGAAAGAAGATCGAGGAGAAGCGCAAGATCCTCTGCTACATCACCCCTCAGGCACCCCAGTGCTACGCCGAGTACGTCACCTACACGGGCTCCTACCTCCTGGACGGCAAGCCACTCAGCAAGCTGCACATCCCCGTG ATtgcgccccctccctccctggcggAGCCCCTGAAGGAGTTGTTCAAGCAGCAGGAGGCTGTGCGGGGGAAGCTGCGTCTGCAGCACAGCATCGAGCGG GAGAAGCTCATTGTCTCCTGCGAGCAGGAGATCCTGCGGGTTCACTGCCGGGCGGCGAGGACCATCGCGAACCAGGCAGTGCCATTCAGCGCCTGCACCATGCTGCTCGACTCTGAGGTCTATAACATGCCTCTGGAAAGTCAG GGGGACGAGAACAAGTCTGTGCGTGACCGGTTCAATGCCCGCCAGTTCATCTCCTGGCTGCAGGACGTGGACGACAAGTATGACCGCATGAAG ACGTGTCTCCTGATGCGGCAACAGCACGAGGCCGCAGCCCTCAACGCTGTGCAGAGGATGGAGTGGCAGCTGAAGGTCCAGGAGCTGGACCCTGCAGGGCACAAATCCCTGTGCGTGAACGAGGTGCCCTCCTTCTACGTGCCCATGGTCGATGTCAATGACGACTTCGTGCTTCTGCCAGCCTGA